The genomic window GCGCGATCTGCGCCTGGGCGACGAAGGACTCCAGGATGTGCCGGGTCATCGTCGTGTCGTAGGCGCCGATCATCGGCGCCATGTTCTCCGGCTCGGTGTGCACGAGGTACGGGCGGCCGGAGAGGTCGACGGTCACCTGGGCGAGCGACTCGTCCAGCGGCACGGTGCAGTTGCCGAAGCGGTAGATGCCGACCTTGTCGCCGAGGGCCTGCTTGAAGGCGGCGCCGAGCGCGAGGGCGGTGTCCTCGATGGTGTGGTGGCTGTCGATGTGCAGGTCGCCGTCGGTCTTGACGGTGAGGTCGAACAGACCGTGGCGGCCGAGCTGGTCGAGCATGTGGTCGTAGAAGCCGACCCCCGTCGCGACATCGACCTTTCCGGTGCCGTCGAGGTCGATCTCGACGACGACGGACGTCTCCTTGGTGGTGCGCTCGACCCGTCCTACCCGGCTCATGAGCTCTGCTCCTTCTTGAGTGCGCGAACCGCGTCGAGGAACGCGTCGTTCTCTTCGGGGGTGCCGGCGGTGACCCGCAGCCGACCCGGCACGCCGTTGTCGCGGACGAGGACGCCGCGGTCGAGGATCTTCTGCCACATGGCGTGGGCGTCCTCGAACCGTCCGAACTGGACGAAGTTGGCGTCGGATTCGGTCACTTCGTATCCGATGGCGCGCAGCTCGGCGACGAGCCGGTCGCGCTCCTCCTTGAGCTGCTCGACGTATCCGAGCAGCGTGTCGGTGTGCTCCAGGGCGGCGAGCGCCGTGGCCTGGGTGACGGCGGAGAGGTGGTACGGCAGCCGCACGAGCTGGACGGCGTCGACCACGGCGCGGTGCGCGGCGAGATAGCCGAGGCGCAGTCCGGCCGCGCCGAAGGCCTTGGACATGGTGCGCGAGAC from Streptomyces formicae includes these protein-coding regions:
- the hisB gene encoding imidazoleglycerol-phosphate dehydratase HisB, with amino-acid sequence MSRVGRVERTTKETSVVVEIDLDGTGKVDVATGVGFYDHMLDQLGRHGLFDLTVKTDGDLHIDSHHTIEDTALALGAAFKQALGDKVGIYRFGNCTVPLDESLAQVTVDLSGRPYLVHTEPENMAPMIGAYDTTMTRHILESFVAQAQIALHVHVPYGRNAHHIVECQFKALARALRYASERDPRAAGILPSTKGAL